The Candida dubliniensis CD36 chromosome 5, complete sequence genome has a window encoding:
- a CDS encoding S-adenosylmethionine decarboxylase proenzyme, [contains: s-adenosylmethionine decarboxylase alpha chain; s adenosylmethionine decarboxylase beta chain], putative (Similar to S. cerevisiae SPE2;~In S. cerevisiae: required for the biosynthesis of spermidine and spermine): MVAPALIYSNHELSTAIDSTHAFEGPEKLLEIWFYPSKELSPINLRNIKFDTWIKILNLVHCEVLSKVSSTLCDAFLLSESSLFVFPHKIILKTCGTTTTLACLDLLFETVTKELQKIYSGDEVVVFSSKEIYQIFYSRRSFMFPDRQIHVHGNWQEEVKLLNQYFNNGKSYIVGNNTNWHLYVGGSGKNGKPNGVAPGDAIPAVNDCTLEIIMTQLSLEASQQFYTTRKPGDTAIDENHDLGHDLGQQVLKQTGLNELFKLKEQSPITSNSSPIKEIHDGFAFTPCGFSSNSINESDYYTIHVTPEPGWSYASFETNMIGADYKAIVDKCINVFQPGQFMVTFLTNTDMQRFECCLDNYKVNHREELDVEDYKLYFVEFIRQ, from the coding sequence ATGGTTGCACCAGCTTTAATTTATTCTAATCATGAACTTTCTACGGCAATTGATTCAACTCATGCTTTTGAAGGCCCAGAAAAATTACTTGAAATTTGGTTTTACCCATCCAAAGAATTATCACCCATCAATTtaagaaatattaaatttgatactTGGATcaagattttgaatttagtTCATTGTGAAGTACTTTCTAAAGTATCGTCAACTTTATGTGATGCATTTTTATTAAGTGAATCATCTTTATTTGTATTCCCTcataaaatcattttgaaaacttgtggtactactactactttaGCTTGtttagatttattatttgaaactGTTACAAAAGAATTACAGAAAATTTATTCTGGAGATGAGGTTGTGGTATTTTCAAGTAaagaaatttatcaaattttttattctcGTCGTTCATTCATGTTCCCAGATCGACAAATCCATGTTCATGGTAATTGGCAAGAAGAAgtcaaattattgaatcaatatttcaataatggGAAAAGTTATAttgttggtaataataCCAATTGGCATCTTTACGTTGGAGGAAGTGGTAAGAATGGGAAGCCCAATGGAGTTGCCCCTGGTGATGCAATTCCAGCTGTTAATGATTGTACTTTGGAAATCATTATGACTCAATTATCATTAGAGGCTAGTCAACAATTCTATACTACTAGAAAACCTGGTGATACTGCCATTGATGAAAATCATGATTTAGGTCATGATTTAGGTCAACAAGTACTCAAACAAACTggattaaatgaattatttaaacTCAAAGAGCAATCACCAATTACCTCAAATTCATCTccaattaaagaaattcaTGATGGATTTGCTTTTACTCCATGTGGATTTTCTagtaattcaattaatgaatcaGATTATTATACTATTCATGTTACTCCTGAACCAGGATGGAGTTATGCATCATTTGAAACTAATATGATTGGTGCTGATTATAAAgcaattgttgataaatgtATTAATGTTTTCCAACCAGGTCAATTTATGGTGACTTTCTTAACTAATACTGATATGCAACGATTTGAATGTTGTTTAGATAATTATAAAGTTAATCATCGTGAAGAATTAGATGTTGAAGATTACAAGTtgtattttgttgaatttattCGTCAATAA
- a CDS encoding RNA polymerase II transcription factor B subunit, putative (Similar to S. cerevisiae TFB3;~In S. cerevisiae: subunit of TFIIH and nucleotide excision repair factor 3 complexes, involved in transcription initiation, required for nucleotide excision repair; ring finger protein similar to mammalian CAK and TFIIH subunit) has translation MKYTSITSYNNANANYHIIDDQLKDMCPICKTDKYLSPNMKFLINPECYHKICESCVDRIFSLGPAPCPYPKCGKILRKNKFKQQIFEDLIIEKEIDIRKKVSAIYNKTEEDFPEDLSGYNRYLENIEDIIFKLSYSNDKQEIELIESELNKYEQEHKLEILERNMRESQRNDDLMKYKEARERLKQEKLRIQKQMELEDLQYQQEQQQELLDKLTNSSSNSEELIKQQQNQMLKRSNLRRKQLQTINNQLDQQFNKSNPFANHDSDDEFNDGSSSSIIPFTPFQGDRDLNKGYTMLPVPTDVESIMNIEQNISDSYYDPFINKLAKNKQYLGGGWRLQNVFQQALDEAFIGLGCNIELEKANAT, from the coding sequence ATGAAGTATACATCTATAACAAGCTATAACAATGCGAATGCTAACTACCACATTATAGATGACCAATTGAAAGATATGTGTCCGATTTGTAAGACggataaatatttatcacCAAATATGAAATTTCTAATTAATCCTGAATGTTATCATAAAATATGTGAATCATGTGTAGATagaatattttcattaggTCCGGCACCATGTCCTTATCCCAAATGTGGGAAAATATTAAGGaagaataaatttaaacaacaaatatttgaagatttaattattgaaaaagaaattgatattagGAAAAAAGTATCGGCgatatataataaaactGAAGAAGATTTCCCAGAAGATTTACTGGGGTATAATCGATATcttgaaaatattgaagatataattttcaaattaagTTATAGTAATGATAAACAAGagattgaattgattgaactggaattaaataaatatgaacaagaacataaattagaaattttAGAAAGAAATATGAGAGAATCTCAACGgaatgatgatttaatgaaatataAAGAAGCTCGAGAAAGattaaaacaagaaaaattaagaattcaaaaacaaatggaattagaagatttacaatatcaacaagaacaacaacaagaattattagataaattAACTAATAGTTCAAGTAATAGtgaagaattaattaaacaacaacaaaatcaaatgttGAAACGATCAAATCTTCGAAGGAAACAATTACAAActataaataatcaattagatcaacaatttaataaatctaatCCATTTGCTAATCATGatagtgatgatgaatttaatgatggttcatcatcatcaataattcCATTTACACCATTTCAAGGTGATCgtgatttaaataaagGATATACTATGTTACCAGTACCAACAGATGTTGAATCAATTATGaatattgaacaaaataTTTCTGATAGTTATTATGAtccatttattaataaattggcgaaaaataaacaatatttaGGTGGAGGTTGGAGATTACAAAATGTTTTCCAACAAGCATTAGATGAAGCATTTATTGGATTAGGTTGTAATATAGAACTAGAAAAAGCAAATGCTACTTAA